A genome region from Thermococcus gorgonarius includes the following:
- a CDS encoding proteasome-activating nucleotidase: MGSFDEVKGGEVNYDDYVTFLKRRIRQLELQVRTLEADKERLERELSRLRMEMSRLRQPPAFAGNVIEVLDDERAIVQNYNGPRFVVRIAPWIERDKLKPGSRVALDQRTMAIVELLPSEKDPSVLGFEVIERPKVTYNDIGGLEKQLQELREAIELPLKHPELFEKVGIEPPKGVLLYGPPGCGKTLMAKAVANHVNATFIRVVGSELVRKFIGEGARLVHELFELAKEKAPTIIFIDEIDAIGAKRMDETTGGEREVNRTLMQLLAEMDGFDPRGNVKVIAATNRPDILDPALLRPGRFDRLIEVPLPDFRGRLEILKVHTRKMNLKDVDLHIIAELTEGASGADLKAIATEAGMFAIRDRRTYVTQDDFLKAVEKVLGSEKRLAQAIAMHEVMYG; this comes from the coding sequence ATGGGAAGTTTTGACGAAGTAAAGGGTGGGGAAGTTAATTACGATGACTACGTCACCTTCCTGAAGAGGAGGATTAGACAGCTTGAGCTCCAAGTGAGAACCCTCGAGGCAGATAAGGAGAGACTTGAAAGAGAACTCTCAAGGCTCAGGATGGAGATGTCGAGGCTCAGACAGCCACCGGCTTTTGCGGGCAACGTGATAGAGGTCCTTGACGACGAGAGGGCAATAGTCCAGAACTACAACGGACCGCGCTTTGTGGTGAGAATAGCCCCCTGGATAGAGAGGGACAAGCTCAAACCCGGCTCAAGGGTTGCCCTGGACCAGAGGACCATGGCAATAGTTGAGCTCCTACCGAGCGAGAAGGACCCGAGCGTTCTCGGCTTCGAGGTAATAGAGAGACCCAAGGTTACCTACAATGACATAGGCGGCCTGGAAAAGCAGCTCCAAGAACTCAGAGAGGCCATTGAACTTCCCCTCAAGCACCCAGAGCTCTTTGAGAAGGTCGGAATAGAGCCGCCGAAAGGAGTCCTCCTCTACGGCCCGCCAGGCTGTGGAAAGACCCTGATGGCAAAGGCAGTGGCAAACCACGTCAACGCCACCTTCATCCGCGTCGTCGGCAGCGAGCTCGTCAGGAAGTTCATAGGCGAGGGTGCCCGCTTGGTTCACGAGCTCTTTGAGCTGGCGAAGGAGAAGGCACCGACGATAATCTTCATAGACGAGATTGACGCGATAGGCGCGAAGAGGATGGACGAAACCACCGGCGGCGAGAGGGAAGTAAACAGGACGCTAATGCAACTCTTAGCGGAGATGGACGGCTTTGACCCGCGCGGAAACGTCAAGGTCATAGCGGCAACCAACAGGCCGGACATACTTGACCCTGCTCTGCTGAGGCCGGGAAGGTTTGACAGACTGATAGAGGTTCCACTCCCAGACTTCCGCGGAAGGCTTGAGATACTCAAGGTCCACACGAGGAAGATGAACCTCAAGGACGTAGACCTGCACATTATAGCGGAGCTTACTGAGGGGGCGAGCGGTGCCGACCTGAAGGCAATAGCGACGGAGGCGGGAATGTTCGCAATCAGGGACAGGAGGACGTACGTAACCCAGGACGACTTCCTTAAGGCCGTGGAAAAGGTTCTCGGCTCTGAGAAGAGGCTCGCGCAGGCAATAGCGATGCACGAGGTCATGTACGGCTGA